One genomic segment of Amycolatopsis sp. Hca4 includes these proteins:
- the manA gene encoding mannose-6-phosphate isomerase, class I: MELLRNAVRPYAWGSRTAIPELLGRPVPAPHPEAELWMGAHPGDPSHVIGPDGTERSLLELVDADPVTQLGERCAKRWGGRLPFLLKILAAEEPLSMQAHPSAAQAAEGHAREEQLGIPRDAANRNYPDPTAKPELVCALTEFHALAGFRAPDRTVKLLKAIETPGLAKYTGLLEAQPDPSGLRALFTTWITLPQASLDSLLPEVLDACVRHVQEHGEFAVECRTILELGEAHPRDAGVLAALLLNRLTLRAGEAIYLPAGNLHLYLHGTAVEILANSDNILRCGLTPKHVDVPELLRVVDFACGEMPVQCGDVGGRVSVYRTDAPEFELSRVEWAAGQDDEISVDSVGPQILLCTAGDLLVTADDGEKVELRRGQSVWLPAADPPVRIRALGGERAQLFRATAGTCED; the protein is encoded by the coding sequence GTGGAGCTGCTGCGCAACGCGGTGCGGCCCTACGCCTGGGGATCGCGGACGGCGATTCCCGAGCTGCTGGGCCGTCCGGTACCCGCGCCGCACCCCGAGGCCGAGCTGTGGATGGGTGCCCACCCGGGCGACCCGTCGCACGTCATCGGCCCCGACGGGACCGAGCGGAGCCTGCTCGAGCTGGTGGACGCCGACCCGGTGACCCAGCTCGGCGAGCGCTGCGCGAAGCGGTGGGGCGGGCGGCTCCCGTTCCTGTTGAAGATCCTCGCGGCGGAGGAGCCACTGTCGATGCAGGCGCACCCGTCGGCGGCCCAGGCCGCCGAGGGCCACGCCCGCGAGGAGCAGCTGGGCATCCCGCGCGACGCGGCGAACCGGAACTACCCGGATCCGACGGCGAAGCCGGAGCTGGTGTGCGCGCTGACGGAGTTCCACGCGCTGGCGGGGTTCCGCGCCCCGGACCGGACGGTGAAGCTGCTGAAGGCGATCGAGACGCCCGGGCTGGCGAAGTACACGGGGTTGCTGGAGGCCCAGCCGGACCCGTCCGGGCTGCGCGCGCTGTTCACGACGTGGATCACGCTGCCGCAGGCGTCGCTGGATTCGCTGCTGCCGGAGGTGCTCGACGCGTGCGTCCGGCACGTGCAGGAGCACGGCGAGTTCGCGGTCGAGTGCCGCACGATCCTGGAGCTCGGCGAGGCGCACCCGCGTGACGCCGGGGTGCTGGCGGCGTTGCTGCTGAACCGGCTGACGTTGCGCGCGGGCGAGGCAATTTATTTGCCGGCGGGCAACCTGCACCTGTACCTGCACGGGACGGCCGTGGAGATCCTGGCCAACTCGGACAACATTCTGCGGTGTGGTCTGACCCCGAAGCACGTGGACGTCCCGGAGCTGCTGCGCGTGGTCGACTTCGCGTGCGGCGAGATGCCGGTCCAGTGCGGCGACGTGGGTGGCCGTGTGTCGGTGTACCGGACGGACGCGCCGGAGTTCGAGCTGTCCCGCGTGGAGTGGGCGGCGGGCCAGGACGACGAGATCTCGGTGGACAGCGTGGGGCCCCAGATCCTGCTGTGCACGGCGGGCGACCTGCTGGTGACGGCGGACGACGGCGAGAAGGTCGAGCTGCGGAGGGGCCAGTCGGTGTGGCTGCCGGCGGCGGATCCGCCGGTCCGGATCCGGGCTTTGGGTGGGGAGCGGGCCCAGCTCTTCCGCGCCACGGCCGGCACCTGCGAGGACTGA